In Synechococcus sp. A18-25c, a single window of DNA contains:
- a CDS encoding DUF2973 domain-containing protein: MLSSLFPLIYGLVFIVLLWQAFQVMGRGFSAAGKPLGTPDSGKDRTGKVTIHPELLDGDGRLTEEDLLTVRFSGDEESGESSTRPGE; encoded by the coding sequence ATGCTCAGCAGCCTCTTCCCTCTGATTTACGGCCTGGTCTTCATCGTGTTGCTCTGGCAGGCTTTCCAAGTGATGGGACGTGGCTTCAGTGCAGCGGGAAAACCCTTGGGCACTCCCGACTCGGGCAAGGACCGCACCGGGAAGGTGACCATTCATCCCGAGCTGCTCGACGGCGATGGACGTCTGACCGAAGAGGACCTACTGACTGTTCGATTCAGTGGCGATGAAGAGAGCGGTGAGTCGAGCACCCGTCCCGGTGAATAA
- a CDS encoding TrkH family potassium uptake protein, giving the protein MPLPKAIHRTQAWYRRLTVPQFTVVTGLLVISLGTLLLASPLCSSQSVGLWEALFTATSAVTVTGLTVIDVGKDLTTFGQAVLALMILVGGLGLMAITTFLQGFVVRGASLRRRLDRGQTLDEFGVGGVGGTFRSIALTAAVLIIIGAALLYNFGFSDIPAGGERLWASIFHSISAYNNAGFGLWSDSLVSYRTNRVVNGVIVVLIVLGGLGWRVTSDLWSNRQRLKRKNLSLHTRLVLRTSILLVLVGTLGLLLTESLSKGHVMTTMGWGERMMSALFASVSARTAGFTTLPLSVQSVSDSGLLLLMTLMFIGASPGGTGGGIKTTTVAALMAATRSTLRGQDDVVIRHRQISDKVVLRAVSITMASLMFVLVMAMLLALSTNQNVEEPLTFLELLFTCISAFATVGLDLGVTEQLGRFGQLILVVGMFVGRLGILLLLSAIWESFDRNQLQRQNRIGYPREDLYV; this is encoded by the coding sequence ATGCCTCTTCCAAAGGCCATTCATCGCACACAGGCATGGTATCGACGGCTGACAGTGCCTCAGTTCACGGTAGTGACGGGTCTGCTCGTGATCAGCCTCGGCACCTTGCTGCTGGCCAGTCCCCTCTGTTCCAGCCAGAGCGTGGGCTTATGGGAAGCACTGTTCACCGCCACGTCGGCCGTCACGGTGACCGGTCTGACCGTGATCGATGTCGGCAAAGATCTGACCACCTTCGGACAGGCCGTTCTGGCGCTGATGATCCTGGTCGGAGGGCTCGGCCTGATGGCCATCACGACCTTCCTTCAAGGCTTCGTGGTGCGCGGTGCCTCGCTCCGCCGACGTCTTGACCGCGGTCAGACCCTTGACGAATTCGGTGTGGGCGGCGTGGGCGGCACCTTCCGGAGCATTGCACTCACAGCAGCGGTGCTGATCATCATCGGAGCTGCGCTCCTCTACAACTTCGGCTTCTCAGACATTCCCGCCGGCGGAGAGCGGCTGTGGGCATCCATTTTTCACAGCATCTCGGCTTACAACAACGCAGGGTTCGGACTTTGGAGCGACAGCCTCGTGTCCTACCGGACCAACCGGGTGGTCAACGGCGTGATCGTGGTTCTGATTGTGCTGGGAGGCCTGGGCTGGCGAGTGACCAGCGATTTGTGGAGCAACCGTCAACGCCTGAAGCGCAAAAACCTCAGCTTGCACACCCGATTGGTGCTGCGAACCTCAATCCTGCTGGTTCTGGTAGGCACCCTCGGCCTGTTGCTGACCGAATCTCTGTCCAAGGGGCACGTGATGACGACGATGGGCTGGGGTGAACGGATGATGAGCGCCCTGTTCGCGTCGGTGAGTGCACGCACGGCGGGGTTCACCACCCTGCCTCTGTCGGTCCAGAGCGTCTCGGATTCAGGCCTGCTTCTGCTGATGACGCTGATGTTCATCGGTGCCAGCCCTGGAGGCACCGGCGGTGGCATCAAGACCACCACGGTGGCAGCACTGATGGCCGCCACCCGCTCCACCCTGCGCGGTCAGGACGACGTGGTCATTCGTCATCGCCAGATCTCCGACAAAGTGGTGCTGCGGGCCGTGAGCATCACCATGGCGTCGCTGATGTTTGTGCTGGTGATGGCGATGCTTCTCGCCCTGAGCACCAATCAGAACGTTGAAGAACCTCTGACCTTCCTGGAGCTGCTATTCACCTGCATCTCTGCCTTCGCGACTGTTGGACTTGACTTGGGGGTCACCGAACAGCTGGGGCGCTTCGGCCAGCTGATCCTGGTGGTGGGCATGTTCGTGGGTCGACTTGGAATCCTGCTGCTGTTGAGTGCCATCTGGGAGAGCTTCGATCGCAATCAACTGCAACGCCAGAATCGAATCGGTTATCCACGAGAGGATCTCTATGTTTAA
- a CDS encoding anhydro-N-acetylmuramic acid kinase encodes MRVLGLMSGTSADGVDAVLADFQGRPEAPRWRLVSEASCAYPRELRARLLAVAQGEPTQAGVLLELSEAITELQAQTAKACDPEQSAELVGCHGQTIWHRPPGKGAGGVPRRGSSWQMLQGPLLAAMLHRPVVHDFRAADLALGGQGAPLVPMADAALMGRIDGWRALLNLGGIANLTLIPPRRGPERRQPVLGWDCGPANSLIDLAMSWFSDGRDQFDREGAMAAQGHAEEGVIERWLQEAYFQLSPPKSTGRELFGQDDLTRRLHDLSHCSAEDQIATLTSFTAAVVAQDLLHLRTRGRSLPVEMVVAGGGSRNPTLMRQLNTRCRGLRVRLSDDLNLPSQSREALVFALLAWWHACRHPGNAPAVTGAERTCVLGLRADPP; translated from the coding sequence ATGCGCGTGCTCGGGCTGATGAGCGGCACCAGTGCTGATGGTGTCGATGCTGTTCTCGCCGATTTCCAGGGTCGGCCGGAGGCACCGCGTTGGCGACTGGTCAGCGAAGCATCCTGCGCTTACCCGCGCGAGCTGCGCGCACGGCTGCTGGCCGTGGCCCAGGGGGAGCCCACCCAGGCTGGAGTTCTGCTGGAACTCTCCGAAGCGATTACGGAGCTGCAAGCGCAGACCGCTAAAGCCTGTGATCCCGAGCAGTCCGCTGAGCTCGTGGGCTGCCATGGCCAGACAATCTGGCATCGCCCTCCCGGCAAAGGTGCTGGGGGCGTTCCGCGCCGCGGAAGCAGCTGGCAAATGCTGCAGGGGCCTCTCCTGGCGGCCATGCTCCACCGCCCCGTGGTTCATGACTTCAGGGCGGCAGACCTAGCGCTTGGAGGCCAAGGTGCACCGCTGGTTCCGATGGCCGATGCGGCGTTGATGGGCCGAATCGATGGATGGAGAGCTCTGCTGAATCTGGGAGGGATTGCCAATCTCACCCTGATCCCACCCCGTCGGGGACCTGAACGACGGCAGCCCGTTCTTGGATGGGACTGCGGCCCTGCCAACAGCCTCATTGATCTGGCCATGAGCTGGTTCAGTGACGGGCGGGATCAATTCGATCGCGAGGGAGCCATGGCCGCTCAGGGACACGCCGAAGAAGGGGTGATCGAGCGCTGGCTCCAAGAAGCGTATTTCCAACTGTCCCCACCCAAATCCACTGGGAGAGAACTGTTCGGTCAGGACGATTTGACCCGGCGGCTGCATGACCTCAGCCACTGCTCGGCAGAAGACCAAATCGCCACCCTCACCAGCTTCACGGCAGCAGTTGTCGCGCAGGATCTTCTTCACCTCAGAACACGTGGGCGATCGCTGCCTGTGGAGATGGTGGTAGCCGGGGGCGGCAGCCGAAACCCCACGTTGATGCGCCAGCTGAACACGCGCTGCCGCGGCCTCAGGGTGCGCCTCAGCGACGACCTCAACCTCCCAAGTCAATCCAGAGAAGCATTGGTGTTTGCATTGCTCGCCTGGTGGCACGCATGCCGTCATCCAGGCAACGCCCCGGCGGTGACAGGCGCAGAGCGCACCTGTGTATTGGGTTTACGCGCTGATCCTCCCTGA
- the hrpB gene encoding ATP-dependent helicase HrpB, whose product MSVFPIDPLLPELCARLLDAGTLILQAPPGAGKTTRVPLALMGELGATSCLKGRILLIEPRRLAARAAAARLAQSIGEPLGHRVGYSVRNEQKRSAYTHVEAITDGLFLRRLQSQPDLPGVDCVIFDEFHERRRDSDVALALLRESRRILRPDLKVLLMSATLQIQELASQLDDAESLTSEGRAYPVELRHCPKRERETQEQHVLRAVEEELQGLEKQRSANSSPPGVLVFLPGIREIERCRQRLLTAPSLKNWDIRPLHGQMPLKQQNEVLSPCDGCWSGRIVLATSIAESSLTLDGIRLVIDTGLSRHTRFDPGTGMEGLVTVPASLASAEQRCGRAGRQAPGRCVRLWSAAEHQRRPLQDRPELQRADPQPTVLDLAQWGAGLGEDLPWLEAPPRALLEEGQQQLKQLGLLNSAGQITTDGRRVAGFGMHPRLGRMLLQAKRWGVEPLACDLAALLSERDASEFRNIGADLSQRLRSLRTPHRAYGLSTIRQQSRQWQRQLKQVDLETEGTLLDEPTDLAMAWLIATAFPEWLAMARPGRVGAFVLQQGRGAMLPESDPLSTCAALAVAQLDLKDRDARIRIAVPLGRSTLQAMAEEAGEWKDQVIWDEKQQKIRAERVLNLGALELQRQQLPRPSSDLVSEVLLTRLRESGLDLLPWDDRCEQLRRRLQLAHRRLGPPWPNRSRQRLQEVPEDWILEASLSCSSWTELESPTLQEALWGSLSWPERRELDRLLPERLTIPSGRNAPLHYSEEEVILAVKLQEMFGCAEGPVLLDGDLPVTLELLSPAGRPLQRTRDLRGFWDGSYNDVRREMRGRYPKHPWPESPMTAVPTAKTKKAL is encoded by the coding sequence TTGAGTGTTTTCCCGATCGATCCGTTGCTTCCGGAGCTTTGTGCTCGGCTGCTCGACGCTGGGACCCTGATCCTTCAGGCACCACCGGGTGCTGGTAAAACGACGCGGGTGCCTCTCGCCTTAATGGGGGAGTTGGGGGCAACGTCCTGCCTGAAAGGGCGCATCTTATTGATCGAACCTCGCCGGCTCGCAGCACGCGCTGCTGCAGCGAGGCTGGCCCAGTCCATCGGCGAACCGCTCGGACATCGGGTGGGCTACTCCGTGCGCAATGAGCAGAAACGATCCGCCTACACCCATGTTGAAGCGATCACGGACGGGCTGTTTCTGAGACGCCTGCAGTCTCAACCGGACCTACCTGGCGTGGACTGCGTGATTTTCGATGAGTTCCACGAACGCCGGCGTGATAGCGACGTGGCTCTTGCACTGCTGCGGGAATCCCGGCGCATCCTGCGACCTGATCTCAAAGTGCTGCTGATGTCAGCCACGTTGCAGATTCAGGAGCTGGCCTCACAGCTGGATGATGCGGAGAGCCTGACCAGCGAAGGCCGCGCCTACCCCGTCGAGCTTCGTCACTGTCCGAAACGAGAGCGGGAGACCCAGGAACAGCATGTTCTTCGTGCAGTCGAAGAAGAGCTCCAGGGTCTAGAGAAGCAGAGGAGTGCCAACAGTTCGCCCCCTGGCGTCCTGGTATTCCTCCCAGGGATCCGCGAAATTGAACGCTGCAGGCAGCGGTTGCTGACTGCCCCAAGCCTGAAGAACTGGGACATACGGCCACTGCATGGCCAGATGCCGCTAAAGCAACAGAACGAGGTCTTAAGCCCCTGCGATGGATGCTGGAGCGGCCGCATCGTGCTGGCGACCTCGATTGCAGAAAGTTCACTCACCCTGGATGGCATCCGGCTGGTCATTGACACAGGCCTGAGTCGCCACACGCGCTTTGACCCGGGCACCGGCATGGAAGGGCTCGTCACGGTTCCTGCAAGCTTGGCCAGCGCCGAGCAACGTTGCGGGCGTGCAGGTCGCCAGGCCCCTGGACGTTGCGTGAGGCTCTGGTCAGCAGCGGAACATCAACGCCGTCCGTTGCAAGATCGGCCTGAATTGCAGCGTGCTGATCCGCAACCCACTGTTCTCGACCTCGCTCAGTGGGGCGCAGGACTCGGCGAAGACCTGCCATGGCTGGAAGCACCGCCTCGCGCGTTGTTGGAGGAAGGACAGCAGCAGCTGAAACAGCTTGGACTGCTCAACAGCGCAGGACAGATCACAACTGACGGTCGGCGCGTCGCGGGGTTCGGCATGCACCCACGCCTCGGACGGATGCTGCTGCAGGCCAAACGCTGGGGGGTCGAGCCTCTGGCTTGCGACTTAGCCGCACTGCTAAGCGAACGGGACGCATCAGAGTTCCGCAATATTGGCGCCGACCTCAGCCAGCGCCTCCGGTCGCTCCGAACACCCCATCGGGCCTATGGACTCAGCACCATCCGCCAGCAGAGCCGCCAATGGCAGCGACAGCTGAAACAGGTGGATTTGGAGACCGAGGGAACCCTCCTCGACGAACCGACCGATCTCGCCATGGCCTGGCTGATTGCAACCGCGTTCCCCGAGTGGCTGGCCATGGCACGACCCGGACGCGTCGGTGCCTTTGTGCTCCAGCAGGGGCGTGGGGCCATGCTGCCGGAGAGCGATCCGCTCAGCACCTGTGCAGCACTGGCCGTCGCCCAACTCGACCTCAAGGACCGTGATGCGCGCATTCGGATCGCTGTTCCCCTTGGCCGCTCCACGCTGCAGGCCATGGCCGAGGAAGCTGGCGAGTGGAAGGACCAGGTGATCTGGGATGAGAAGCAGCAGAAAATCCGCGCTGAACGGGTGCTGAACCTGGGGGCGCTTGAGCTGCAGCGACAACAACTTCCACGTCCATCCTCTGACTTGGTGAGTGAGGTGCTCTTGACACGACTGCGCGAGAGCGGGCTCGACCTGCTGCCTTGGGATGACCGTTGCGAGCAGCTGCGTCGTCGCTTGCAGTTGGCCCATCGCCGTCTTGGACCGCCGTGGCCGAACCGCAGCCGTCAGAGGCTGCAGGAAGTTCCTGAGGACTGGATCCTCGAGGCGAGCCTGAGCTGTTCCAGCTGGACAGAGCTGGAGAGCCCGACCTTGCAGGAAGCACTGTGGGGAAGTCTCAGCTGGCCGGAGCGGCGCGAATTGGATCGTCTCCTCCCTGAGCGACTCACGATTCCCAGCGGCCGCAACGCACCCCTCCACTACAGCGAGGAGGAGGTGATCCTCGCGGTAAAGCTGCAGGAAATGTTTGGCTGCGCCGAAGGACCTGTCCTGCTGGACGGCGACTTGCCCGTCACCCTGGAGCTCCTCTCACCGGCTGGTCGCCCACTGCAACGAACCCGCGATCTCAGAGGTTTCTGGGATGGCAGCTACAACGATGTTCGCCGGGAAATGCGTGGCCGCTACCCGAAACACCCATGGCCAGAATCACCCATGACTGCTGTCCCGACCGCTAAGACTAAAAAAGCTCTCTGA
- a CDS encoding TrkA family potassium uptake protein: MREWWNWSPPSDDDVRSFGVVGVGRFGSAVCRQLMQNGADVLAVDRSSKAIEELRQLEPSIEARVLDCTEEESLREAGILDMDTVVVAISEPIEASITATLIAKDSAGTRVRRVIARATSDLHEKMLKRVGADRVVFPSRMQGERLGLELVRPNLIERLELDDHNSIEEIKVPERFRGQSLRDLNLRKNYRVNVLAAGPAGELMVNPPASYVLMEGHVLVVMGLTEDLQNLPKI, translated from the coding sequence ATGAGGGAGTGGTGGAACTGGTCGCCGCCAAGTGACGACGATGTCCGCAGCTTTGGCGTCGTCGGCGTTGGACGCTTTGGCAGTGCGGTCTGCCGTCAGCTGATGCAGAACGGTGCCGACGTCCTGGCTGTGGACCGTTCATCGAAGGCGATCGAGGAGCTGCGGCAGCTGGAGCCATCCATTGAGGCCAGAGTGCTGGACTGCACAGAGGAGGAGTCCTTGCGGGAGGCTGGAATCCTCGACATGGATACGGTGGTAGTCGCGATCAGTGAACCGATCGAAGCCAGCATCACAGCCACACTGATCGCCAAGGACAGTGCAGGCACGCGGGTGCGACGGGTGATTGCCAGGGCGACGAGCGATCTGCACGAAAAGATGCTGAAGCGTGTCGGTGCCGACCGCGTGGTGTTTCCTTCCCGCATGCAGGGAGAGCGCCTAGGACTGGAACTTGTTCGCCCCAACTTGATCGAGCGGCTCGAACTGGATGACCACAACTCCATCGAGGAGATCAAGGTGCCAGAACGCTTCAGGGGCCAGTCACTGCGCGATCTGAACCTGCGCAAGAACTATCGAGTGAATGTGCTGGCCGCTGGGCCCGCCGGAGAACTGATGGTCAACCCCCCGGCTTCCTATGTGCTCATGGAAGGGCATGTGCTGGTGGTGATGGGGCTCACGGAAGACCTCCAGAACCTGCCAAAAATCTGA
- a CDS encoding trypsin-like peptidase domain-containing protein: MGLTLLAPDVIALPGRNVLAAPSESVERMPRSFVAEAVARSGPAVVTLETSRTVRTAGVSGLPQGMLKDPFFRRFFGLQVPQASRSRVERGQGSGVIFDRQGLVLTNAHVVENTDQLMVGLPDGRRVPGQVVGQDSVTDLAVVRIKGQGVWPTAPLGDSDRLRVGDWAIAVGNPFGLENTVTLGIVSNLNRNVSQLGIQGKRLDLIQTDAAINPGNSGGPLLNASGEVVGINTLVRSGPGAGLGFAIPINRARTIAMQLVNQGRASHPMVGIGLSTVPAPTPGEAVPPGAVVRSVMPRGPGALAGLQVDDVIVAVGGEPVRTPADVVTAIDRSGVGQPLVIDIRRQGQSLPLTVIPLEMRALQVR, from the coding sequence ATGGGACTCACGCTGCTTGCTCCAGATGTGATCGCCTTGCCAGGGCGCAACGTTTTGGCGGCGCCGAGTGAATCTGTGGAACGCATGCCACGTTCCTTCGTGGCCGAAGCCGTCGCCCGCAGTGGTCCCGCTGTGGTCACCTTGGAAACCTCGCGAACGGTGCGCACTGCGGGTGTGTCGGGGCTGCCCCAGGGAATGTTGAAAGATCCGTTTTTTCGGCGGTTTTTCGGACTGCAAGTTCCTCAGGCCTCTCGTTCACGGGTGGAGCGTGGACAAGGCAGTGGTGTGATTTTCGACCGTCAGGGTCTGGTACTAACGAACGCTCATGTGGTGGAAAACACCGATCAGCTGATGGTGGGGCTTCCGGATGGACGCCGCGTGCCTGGTCAGGTGGTGGGGCAGGACTCGGTCACGGATCTGGCAGTCGTCCGGATCAAAGGGCAGGGTGTCTGGCCAACCGCCCCTCTGGGAGATTCCGACAGGCTGCGGGTTGGTGACTGGGCCATCGCTGTCGGCAACCCCTTCGGTTTGGAAAACACCGTGACACTCGGGATTGTCAGCAACCTCAATAGAAATGTGTCCCAGCTTGGAATTCAAGGAAAGCGTCTGGATTTGATTCAGACCGATGCAGCGATTAATCCCGGCAATTCAGGCGGCCCGCTTCTCAATGCGTCCGGTGAAGTGGTGGGGATCAACACCCTGGTGCGCTCAGGGCCCGGTGCAGGTCTGGGATTCGCCATTCCGATTAATCGAGCCCGCACCATTGCGATGCAACTGGTCAATCAGGGACGGGCCAGTCACCCCATGGTCGGGATCGGACTTTCAACGGTTCCTGCCCCAACACCCGGTGAGGCAGTCCCTCCAGGTGCTGTGGTGCGTTCGGTCATGCCCCGTGGGCCGGGAGCCTTGGCTGGGCTTCAAGTGGACGATGTGATCGTGGCAGTGGGCGGCGAGCCGGTGCGAACTCCCGCTGACGTGGTGACCGCCATTGATCGCAGTGGCGTTGGGCAGCCCTTGGTCATCGACATCAGACGTCAGGGACAGAGTTTGCCTTTGACAGTGATCCCCCTGGAAATGCGTGCTCTGCAAGTGCGTTGA
- a CDS encoding ABC-F family ATP-binding cassette domain-containing protein has translation MLRLENVSKIYPTGEVLRDVTWEIKPGDRIGLVGVNGAGKSTQLRLIAGHEEPTSGKVVRQGEPRIAFLQQEFDVDPDRTVREELFQAFGEAATVLNRQREVEDAMASEKAAEDPDHLDELIHELGRLQTRFEGLHGYELDARIDKLLPTIGFTPEGAELQVRDYSGGWQMRIALGKILLQDPDLLLLDEPTNHLDVETIQWLENYLQEQTAALVVISHDRTFLDRVCNQIVSTERGISRSYLGNYTAHLEQKQQEQEATQAAYERQQKEIATQQAYIDRFRASATRSTQAKSREKQLEKVELVDAPIESVGGPSFRFPPAPRSGAQVAVIENLTHSYGDKILFLGAELEVERGDRIAFVGPNGAGKSTLLRLVMGSETADEGSARLGEHNVIARYFEQNQAEALDLSKTVIDTMFEAVPDWTQTQVRSLLGSFCFSNDTVFKEVGKLSGGEKARLALALMLLSPCNLLVLDEPTNHLDIPAKQMLEDALCSYEGAALLVSHDRYFISRVANRIVELRDGELVLYRGDYAYYLEKKAEERAAAEEVRLAVEQEAKRKAKREKQKEREARRKNAA, from the coding sequence GTGCTGCGACTCGAGAACGTCAGCAAGATCTATCCCACCGGCGAAGTGCTACGGGATGTCACCTGGGAGATCAAACCTGGAGATCGCATCGGCCTGGTCGGTGTCAACGGTGCCGGCAAATCCACGCAACTGCGTCTCATTGCAGGCCATGAGGAACCCACCAGCGGCAAGGTGGTTCGCCAGGGTGAGCCAAGGATCGCCTTCTTGCAGCAGGAGTTCGACGTGGATCCTGACCGCACAGTGCGCGAAGAACTCTTCCAGGCCTTCGGCGAAGCCGCGACGGTGCTCAATCGTCAGCGCGAGGTGGAAGATGCGATGGCCTCAGAGAAAGCAGCGGAGGACCCGGATCATCTCGATGAGCTAATTCACGAGCTGGGACGCCTGCAGACCCGCTTTGAGGGGTTGCATGGCTATGAACTGGATGCCCGGATCGACAAGCTTCTGCCCACCATCGGCTTCACTCCCGAAGGCGCTGAACTGCAGGTGAGGGACTACTCAGGTGGCTGGCAGATGCGCATCGCGCTTGGCAAGATCCTGCTCCAAGATCCGGATCTCCTGCTGCTCGACGAACCCACCAACCACCTCGATGTGGAAACCATCCAGTGGCTGGAAAACTACCTACAGGAGCAAACCGCTGCCCTGGTCGTGATTAGCCATGACCGCACCTTCTTGGACCGCGTCTGCAACCAGATCGTGTCGACCGAGCGCGGGATCTCCCGGAGTTATCTCGGCAATTACACGGCTCATCTGGAGCAGAAACAACAGGAACAGGAAGCGACACAGGCGGCCTATGAACGACAGCAGAAGGAGATCGCCACACAGCAGGCTTACATCGATCGTTTCCGTGCCAGCGCCACTCGCAGCACCCAGGCCAAAAGTCGGGAGAAACAGTTGGAAAAAGTGGAGCTGGTCGACGCGCCGATTGAAAGCGTTGGCGGTCCGAGCTTTCGCTTCCCACCTGCGCCTCGTTCCGGGGCACAGGTGGCTGTGATCGAAAACTTGACCCACAGCTACGGAGACAAGATCCTCTTTCTCGGTGCTGAACTGGAGGTGGAGCGGGGCGATCGGATTGCCTTTGTTGGCCCCAATGGCGCTGGCAAGTCCACTTTGCTGCGACTGGTGATGGGCAGCGAGACTGCCGACGAAGGCTCAGCACGCCTCGGCGAGCACAACGTCATCGCGCGTTATTTCGAACAGAACCAGGCCGAAGCCCTGGATCTGAGCAAAACCGTGATCGACACCATGTTTGAGGCCGTCCCGGACTGGACGCAAACCCAGGTGCGCTCACTGCTGGGAAGTTTCTGCTTCAGCAATGACACGGTCTTCAAAGAGGTCGGCAAGCTCAGTGGAGGGGAAAAAGCTCGTCTTGCTCTGGCACTGATGCTGCTCAGTCCCTGCAATCTCCTCGTGCTGGATGAGCCCACCAACCACCTCGACATTCCGGCCAAGCAAATGCTGGAGGATGCCCTTTGCTCCTACGAGGGAGCGGCTCTTCTGGTGTCCCATGACCGCTACTTCATCTCACGGGTCGCCAATCGCATTGTCGAGTTGCGAGACGGGGAACTGGTGCTGTACAGGGGTGATTACGCCTACTACCTCGAAAAAAAAGCCGAAGAGCGCGCCGCTGCAGAAGAAGTACGACTCGCGGTTGAACAAGAGGCTAAGCGCAAGGCCAAGCGCGAAAAGCAAAAAGAACGGGAAGCACGTCGCAAGAATGCGGCCTGA
- a CDS encoding chlorophyll a/b-binding protein produces MSENASRFGFVNFAETWNGRMAMLGFVIGLGTELLTGQGILSQIGLG; encoded by the coding sequence ATGTCTGAAAACGCCTCCCGCTTTGGCTTCGTCAACTTCGCTGAAACCTGGAACGGCCGCATGGCCATGCTGGGCTTCGTCATCGGCCTCGGAACCGAGCTGCTGACCGGCCAAGGCATCCTGTCTCAGATCGGCCTCGGCTGA